From Quercus lobata isolate SW786 chromosome 1, ValleyOak3.0 Primary Assembly, whole genome shotgun sequence, one genomic window encodes:
- the LOC115994366 gene encoding uncharacterized protein LOC115994366, whose translation MVVNYFTTEQIANNRLQLKTSIFIVQHLAFQAIAFRGQDESFSSSNRGNFFESLGIVTFWNEKVAKIIEKTPKNATYTSPRIQKEILHVFLAKVKKAIWEEIGDAKFCVMIDETRDESMKEKMAMVFGYIYKIFESKDMMEQATCECNEQLKVVNANEIARLIDLKELKTRNGLNQIGTLQRPVETCWSSHFRPVSSLLRMFTSTVEVLLNIIDDAGDGEHQVEVESAYDGLTSFEFVFIFHLEKETMEITDKLCQALHSQSQDILNAMH comes from the exons ATGGTAGTTAATTATTTCACTACTgaacaaattgcaaataatcGGTTGCAACTAAAGACCTCAATTTTTATTGTCCAACATCTTGCCTTTCAAGCTATAGCTTTTAGAGGTCAAGATGAAAGTTTTAGTTCATCTAATCGTGGGAACTTTTTTGAATCATTGGGTATTGTGACTTTTTGGAATGAAAAGGTTgctaaaataatagaaaaaactcCCAAAAATGCAACCTACACATCACCTAGGATTCAAAAGGAAATTCTACATGTTTTCTTAGCCAAAGTGAAGAAGGCCATTTGGGAAGAAATTGGTGATGCAAAGTTTTGCGTAATGATTGATGAAACTCGTGATGAGTCCATGAAAGAGAAAATGGCTATGGTTTTTGGATAT atatacaaaatatttgagAGCAAGGATATGATGGAGCAAGCAACATGTGAG TGTAATGAGCAATTGAAAGTTGTCAATGCTAATGAAATAGCACGTTTGATTGATCTTAAAGAGCTTAAGACAAGAAATGGACTTAATCAAATTGGCACTTTACAACGACCTGTAGAAACATGTTGGAGTTCACATTTTAGACCAGTTTCTAGCTTATTAAGGATGTTTACTTCAACTGTTGAAGTTTTACtaaatataattgatgatgCAGGTGATGGAGAACATCAGGTAGAAGTAGAGTCAGCTTATGATGGTTTaacttcatttgaatttgtcttcATCTTTCATCTTGAGAAGGAAACTATGGAGATCACTGATAAACTTTGTCAAGCTTTGCACAGCCAATctcaagacattttaaatgCCATGCATTAG